A DNA window from Jaculus jaculus isolate mJacJac1 chromosome 1, mJacJac1.mat.Y.cur, whole genome shotgun sequence contains the following coding sequences:
- the LOC123455959 gene encoding LOW QUALITY PROTEIN: prostaglandin G/H synthase 2-like (The sequence of the model RefSeq protein was modified relative to this genomic sequence to represent the inferred CDS: inserted 1 base in 1 codon; substituted 1 base at 1 genomic stop codon) produces the protein MILACLLSLTGAVNPCCSNPCQNRGECMSVGFDNYKCNCTRTGFYGENCSTPEFLTRIKLLLKSTPNTVHYILTHFKGVWNIINNIPFLRNSIMSYVLMSRSHLIDSLPTYNAHYDYKNWEAFSNISYYTRSLPPVADDCPTPMGVKGKKELPDSKEVLEKVCLRRKFIPDPQGTNMMFAFFAXHFTHQYFKTDHKGGPAFTKGLDHGVDLSHIYGDTLDRQHKLRLFKDGKLKYQVIDGEVYPPTVRDTQVEMIYPPHTPDHLRFAVGHEVFGLVPGLMMYATIWLLEHNRVCDMLRQEHPEWNDERLFQTTRFILIGETIKFVIEDYVQHLSGYHFQLKFDPELLFNKQFQYQNRITAEFNTLYHWHRLLPDTFHIEDQEYNFKQFLYNNSILVEHGLTHFIXSFTKQSVGRVAGGRNVPLAVQTVAKASIDQSRQMRHQSLNEYRKRFSLKSYESFEELTGEKEMAAELEALYGDIDAMELYPALLVEKPRPDAIFGETMVELGAPFSLKGLMGNPICSPQYWKPSTFGGEVGFEIINTASIQSLICNNVKDCPFTAFSVQEPQPAKAVTINASSSHSRLDDINPTVLLKRRSTEL, from the exons ATGATATTGGCATGCCTTTTAAGTTTAACAGGC GCAGTGAATCCATGCTGTTCCAACCCATGCCAAAACCGAGGTGAATGCATGAGCGTAGGATTTGACAACTATAAGTGCAATTGTACCCGGACAGGATTCTATGGTGAAAACTGTTCAACGCCTGAGTTTCTGACAAGAATAAAGTTACTGCTGAAGTCCACCCCAAACACAGTGCACTACATACTTACGCATTTCAAGGGAGTTTGGAACATTATCAATAACATTCCTTTCCTGCGAAATTCAATCATGAGCTACGTGTTGATGTCCAGATCACATTTGATTGATAGTCTGCCAACTTATAATGCACACTATGACTACAAAAACTGGGAAGCCTTCTCTAATATCTCCTATTATACCAGATCCCTTCCTCCTGTAGCTGATGACTGCCCCACTCCAATGGGtgtgaaaggaaagaaggagcttCCTGATTCCAAAGAGGTTCTGGAAAAGGTTTGCCTGAGGAGGAAGTTCATCCCTGACCCTCAAGGCACAAACATGATGTTCGCCTTCTTCGCCTAGCACTTCACTCATCAGTACTTCAAAACAGACCATAAAGGAGGGCCTGCATTCACCAAGGGACTGGATCACGGGGTGGACTTAAGCCACATTTATGGTGACACTCTAGATAGACAACATAAACTGCGCCTTTTCAAGGATGGAAAATTGAAATATCAGGTTATTGATGGAGAGGTGTACCCGCCTACAGTCAGAGACACTCAGGTGGAAATGATTTACCCTCCTCATACCCCTGATCACCTGCGGTTTGCTGTGGGGCATGAGGTCTTTGGTCTGGTGCCTGGCCTGATGATGTACGCCACGATCTGGCTGCTGGAACACAACAGAGTGTGTGACATGCTGAGACAGGAACACCCAGAGTGGAATGATGAGCGGCTCTTCCAGACCACCAGGTTCATTCTGATAGGAGAGACCATCAAGTTTGTGATTGAAGACTATGTCCAGCACTTGAGTGGTTATCACTTCCAACTAAAGTTTGACCCAGAGCTGCTCTTCAACAAACAATTCCAGTACCAGAACCGGATCACTGCTGAGTTCAACACCCTTTATCACTGGCACCGCCTGCTGCCTGATACCTTTCACATTGAAGACCAGGAGTACAACTTTAAACAGTTTCTCTACAACAACTCCATACTGGTAGAGCATGGACTGACCCACTTCA AGTCATTCACCAAGCAGTCCGTGGGCAGGGTTGCTGGTGGCAGAAATGTTCCACTTGCAGTACAAACAGTGGCAAAGGCATCCATTGACCAGAGCAGACAGATGAGACACCAGTCTCTTAATGAGTACCGCAAGCGCTTCTCCCTGAAGTCCTATGAATCATTTGAGGAACTTACAGGAGAGAAGGAAATGGCTGCAGAGCTGGAAGCCCTCTACGGGGACATTGATGCAATGGAGCTATATCCTGCCCTTCTGGTAGAAAAGCCTCGTCCTGACGCTATCTTCGGGGAGACCATGGTAGAACTTGGAGCGCCATTCTCCTTGAAAGGACTTATGGGTAATCCCATATGTTCTCCTCAATACTGGAAGCCAAGCACTTTTGGAGGAGAAGTGGGTTTTGAAATCATCAACACAGCTTCCATTCAGTCTCTCATCTGCAATAACGTGAAGGACTGTCCCTTTACGGCCTTCAGTGTTCAAGAGCCACAGCCGGCCAAAGCTGTCACCATTAATGCAAGTTCTTCCCACTCCAGGCTAGATGACATCAACCCCACAGTGCTACTTAAAAGGCGCTCAACCGAACTGTGA